DNA sequence from the Vicia villosa cultivar HV-30 ecotype Madison, WI linkage group LG3, Vvil1.0, whole genome shotgun sequence genome:
CATCTACAGAAGTATAATAAACTAGTACAAATGAGGATAAAATACACATAAATTCAGTTCAGGGATTGTtgcgtaggtgcatctacggaatgacTTAGAGCCACAttatttcgtagatgcatctacgaaagtatctgatatagtttgaaccagctTGATCACTCCCCATTGTTACATTTCTTCATCAACACTTACTCTCCCCAACCTAAAAATCATATTTCTTCAATACcatttttcactccaaaactcaattttttttttgtgcaacaaatcaaagggagcaagagaagactgaatttcaggtaaatattcatcttcaaccattgcattgctcacattatgcattaaatttctattaaaaaaagtaatgttacttccgtagatgcatctacagaacgtGTTGGAGATGAacacttccgtaggtgcatctacgaaacaatGGATGTGTTATTTTGGCCAGCAgtgttgtaatttttttttattttgacaattGTTTGCAAATAGGTATGATGCACCCCGATAATATCGCAAGAGAAGTAGTTCCTTTAGTCGATGTTTCTCCGAGTGTTGAAGGGGTAGTTGTAAAGGTGGTAGATGTCGGCAGTGACTTTAATAGCAAGAAAgactttgatgatcgtgaaagcatgctaacatggattcgtaggaatgcAACTAACCTTGGTTTTGCTGAGGTAATAGGAAGATCGGATAATGATACGGCAAGAAGAAACCCTTTCGTAACAatgttgtgcgaaagaagcgggaaatacccTCCTCCTCTAAGGaattttaaaagagacgacacgggTACTAGGAAGTGCGAGTGTTCATTTAAAATTCGTGGTTACATGTTGGCTAGCAAGAAATGGATATTCTCggttatttgtggtttgcataaccatgatttgtgCGCAAAATTACAAGGACACCCCAGTATATTTCGGCTCAAGCTggaagagaagacatgtattaatggcatgtccttgaatcttgtccaaccgaaaaatatacttgccatATTGAAAAGGAAGGAACCCGACAACGTATCGAATATAAGGAAAGTGTATAATCAACGGTACCGTAATAATAAGGCGAATAAGGGAGATAGGagtgagatgcaacaactgtTGAAAATGTTGGATGATCACAAATATGCGTCGTGGTACAAAACTTGTGATGACGGGGTTACACtccgagatattttttggactcatccggattcgataaagttgttcaacacattCTCGACAGTGCTCCttctcgattctacctacaagaccaacaagtatcaaCTTCCATTATTTGAGATGGTCGGTGTTACATCCACCAAAAAAACGTACGTCGTTGGTTTTGCTTTTTTAGAGTGTGAAAAAGAGAATAATTTTAGGTGGGCATTAGAGGTGTGCCAGTCacttttgaagcaataagtcgAGATGCCTAAGGCGATTGTTATGGACCGCGATACCGCTTTGATGAATGCAGTTGCAAAGGTATTTGCTTCTTTTaatgcattactttgtcgatatcacataGCATGTAAtatgagaagtaaggttaaacccgCTGTGGGGGTGAAACAAGTAGAGACCGAAGGTGGTAAACCGGTGAAGCCCGAAGTGGTTGTTGaccaaataatggatgcatgggcATGTATTGCAAGCTCTTCGACAAAAGAATTATACGCCGATGCCGTATTGCAATTTTGAAAAGTATGTGAAAAGTATCAtgatttattgaaatatgttgaaagcaccattcttgacaaGGTGAAAGAGAAGTTTGTTTGTGCATGGATTAATAATGTCCGACACCttgggaatacaaccaccaaTAGAGTTGAGTCGGCACATGTTACTTTGAAAAATTGGTTGGGTAATAGCAAGGGTGATTTGTGTCGAGATTGGGACACCGTAAATCTCATGATTAAAAACCAACACAATGAGATACAAACCTCGTTCGGTCAGAGAATTATTATGTTGGAGCATCGATTTAAGGACAACATCCTTTACTCTCAATTGATCGGCAATATGTCTCAGGCCAGATTGAACTATATCTTTCACGAGGCCAAACGAGGTGAAACTTTTGGTGGCGATAGCGCAAAATGTAGTTGCACTATTACTATGACGTATGGTCTCCTGTGTGCTTGTGTTATTACTAAAAAGGATAGACTAGGCGAGCCAATAAGAATGGATAAAGTCACTCCTCATTGGAagagacttagttttgatgatgatggttacATCGAAGGAGAAAAATCGAATATCTATATTACTTCCGAATTGGAGACGATACATGAGAGTTTTTCGAAGGCCGATGACAACATGAAACTATACATCAAAGAGCACTAGCGGAAGATCGGATTTCCAGAAACAACTGACATGAAACCGCcgtctcaaccggttaagacaaAGGATGCTCCGAAGAAAGTGAATCCTATGCTGAATGACAACTCGACTACACGGTCTCCTTCATATTGTGAGCACGTCGACAAACTCTTTCCCAACTCACCTACTCCGAAATCTCAAAAAAGTTCAAACAAAGGAGCTCGCATTAGCAAACCGCCTCTGACACCTATTTCACCCAAAATTCCAGTTATCAAAGAGATGCCTATTCCACCGAACATTCCTTTCATTGAAGAGATGTCAATTTTTATGCACCCTTACATCGAGCAGATCGTAGATGTTGGGGGACGGTAATTGCGGTTACTGAGCCGTCTCGGCGTTGCTTGGTCATGGGGAGGATAGCCATATGGTTTTCCGTCATAAACTCATCCAAGAGTTGAATACGCATAAAGAATCGTACACGCGGTTATATGGAGAGGAAGCTAAATTTGAAGCGGTTAACGAAGCTCTTGTGCCTTGGATGGGCCCTTACGCACCGGTGTCAAAATTGATGAAATTCTCATAAAtgggacatcttattgcatgcTCCTATGATATGGTGTGCATTCATTTGACGCGTTATGGTTTTTCGGAAACCTTTTTCCCACTCAGAATCGCACCGCCTACAAATTCAAATGCTCGCATTATGTGTAATGGATGGCTTTCAAAAGCGAATCACTGTGTGCAACTTTACTTGAAACCGGGATTCCCCATACCACCTACGTCACCGGAATGGGATCTTCATCATATCGAAGATGTCGAAACGTGGTCGGATCtttttgttgataggatgcacGAATTCGAAAGATTGAACAACATCGAGAAGGAAGCAAATaaggaaaagtcaaaattggaaccaccaatagatttagccggTGACGGTTCTTTTGATATATTTTCTAGTTTCTaagtgtaatatatgcactcattgcaatataatcattttttgtcAAGTATTAGTTTATGTGTTTTCCTTCTACTTTTACTTCTATTGCTACTGCATTTTGTTCTGTTaagaaaaataacatggaaacttttgtagatgtatctacggaaggctCTAATTTGGAATATTATGGATTTTTTCTGTAGGTACATCTACAGAAGCAAAATATCTATGATCCTCCGTGGATATACCTACGGAATATTCTGTGACAGAGATTGTGTGTTCCATATTCACCAAGGGCTTCTATAAAGTTTGGGTTTCTAGGGTTGtattacacacaaacacaaaaatggcaTCCCCTAGGCCATGCTCATGGCAGCGAACATCATTCAAGCGCCCCTCTCCTGAACCGATTATTTTCAAAAGGGATGGGCATGTTATTTTCTCTCCTCTCAAACCCCTGATGCCGATGAAATTTTGGCACATCCATTCCTTGGACCAACTTAAAAGCGGTCGAATGTCTTGGTTAGAGGGGGATTACAAAATTGGAGAAGTCATCAGAAGGattcagaggcttagaacaaagACCTCGCTTGAGACCGGAGAAACGGAACGTTAGTGGGATGAGGTGGAAAACAATACTGATGTCATTCAATTGATGCATGTATCAGATGATATCGTTTTGActattgtaatttcttagatttcTTAATTTTCTATTAGAAATTTTGATGTAATGCCGATTTTAATCAATGAATGTTTCTTTTATCGTTACAAATgttgttcttcgtgttttctggGTCTGGGTTGATTCCGTGGATACAGCTACGGAAGTGttccgtatgtgcatctacggaactttTTTACGTAAATGTTAAAAAaaggtgcttccgtagatgcatctacggaagctggAGGGTATTTTTTCCAATTCAGTGGTGCGTGAGAAATGTATGGGGTGAGGTTAGAAATTCTCCAAATATAATGTGTTTGACTAAGAAtatttttgagaaagaatatttttGAGAAGGTATACCGAATATTATTTACCAATAAATTTTGGAAGAAACTTAAAAGAATATATAAATCAAACAGTGTGTTAAATTAGTTGTTGTTTTAGGAGAAGTTTTAGAATTGACTATGTGTATGTTTAGTTAAGCGGGaaagaaatttgattttgaattaatttattttgacaaatttatttttgttagatATTATTTGTTATATTTATGTTTTAGCCTTTATTTTTTATCAAGTCCTAGTTTTTAGGAAGAATAGGTTAGTTATGAAGTCCTAATTGTTTAGGGAGAATTAGTTTTTTGTTCCAATTTCTTAGTAACCACGTTGTAGGCTTGTAAACATGGTTTTTGCCACTTTCCTATTATGTGAAAAGGCTATAATCAATCTCTTTTTGTTCCATTCAATAAGAGAGTTTTTCTTTCTGCTATATCTTTGTCTCTGAGTTttaacaattggtatcagagctacaAAATGGGCCTAATAAAGTGTGAGTTAAACAAAGAGAGAAAATAATGTCAACCTCAAAGAAGTTTGTGCAACCATCCATTCTGAGGTTCGATGGCCATTATGATCATTATTCATTGATAATGGAGAATTTTCTGAGGAGCAGGGAGATATGGAGCCTATTGGACAAAGGAGTCTCTGAGTCGACAATTGGGACAGGACCGACAAGTGAAGTGCGGAGGAAGAATGTGGAGGATGCCAAACTCAAAGATTTTGAAGGTCGAGAAATTCTTGTTATGGGCGATTGATAGAGAAAACTTGGAAACAATTCTTGACAAGGGAACGTCGAAGGTAATTTGGAACTAAAGGAAACAAAATGGTGAGTTGCTCACCATGAAAGGAGGAGAAAAAATGGACAGTTTCTTGGGAAGAACCTTGGTTATGGTGAACAAGATGAAGTCAAATGGTGAGACAATGAATTAAAATATAGAGCTTAGTAATATAATTATATCATTGACGACCAAGTTTAGTGATGTTGATTGTTTGATAAAGGAGTCAAATGATCTAAGTACTTTAAGCATTGATGAGTTGCATAGGAGTTTCCTTGTACATGAAAAACACATGTACGGATACCAAGAGGAGAAACATGTGTTAAAAGTAGTTCATGAAGACATGCCAGGTAGGGGAAATGGTTAAGGCATATCTAGAGGAGGATGTGGCAGAGGGAGAGGGAGACATTCTCTAATCAAAGTAATTATTGGGTGTTTCAAATGCCATAACTTAGAACACTTTCAATACGAGTGTCTTGATTGTGAAGAGATAGCAAATTATGATGAGTTGGATGAAGAAGATGAGTTTTTGTTGATGTCTTATGAATATCCACATCAAACAAAGAGAGAAGAAATATGGTGTTTTGACTCGGGTTGGAGTAATCATATCCCCGGAAATAAGGAATGTTTTTAGATTTAGAAAAAGATTACTTACAGGTATAATCAAGAAGTGATCAAAGCTCATTGATAAACAAGATTTGTCTACCACTCATGAAATTATTGTTTTGATGATGAAAAGACCTGATGGTAACAATCTTAAAGTCAAGCAATGACTGAAGTTAACCCATAAGGTCAAAGATGTACAAAATGGTTGATCAACTTATTTCTCTTAATCTAGCTAAAGAATAACCTGTGAGATTGTTACTCTCTTATGATGGTGACTAACTTGAAGATATCTCAAGTCTCTGAAAGATTCAAGTGAAGTGCTTATATGATTGGCATATCTAGTAAAAGGACTTGAAACTTTAGAGTGTGAAAGAGAGTAAGTTTGAAAGCTCGTTTAATTGTGTATGTTTGAGTATTTAGAGTATTGTAAAAACACAAGAGATTTTTTGGAAGCATTAAGGAAAATAAACACAAGACGTTTTTTGAAGCCTctctttttcaaacaaaatcaccaagaaatgtttttggaacCTAGCCAGATGAATTGAGAACTGTCAGATTAATAGTGATAACTATTTAAACTATctaattgattagaacaaatgCCTAGTCGATTAGATGAGAGCGAATCAAGTCCATAATCAATTATGACAGTATCTTAATGAATGGTAATGCCTCTCTATCAAAACCTTCCAGTTTGGGAAGCAATAATCGATTACTGCATGTACCTAATCGATTAGATAATCTAGTAAGTTACTTATTTTTCCCATGGAATTTTTCCTAAAATGAACCATTttttagcctataaatagaggcatttCCTTTCATTTTAAACACATCACAAAACGTgagatatctctctctctctctctctctctctctctctctctctctctctctctctctctctctctctctctctctctctcaacatCACTCTAAATTGCTTCTCTTTCTCTCATAGCACTTTGAAAAATGCTCTTGAGTTTAGTGAGGAAATTGTTTTCGGCAAGGGCTTTATTGTAAATTTAGCAAGGGCTTTTCCCTCTAGAGTATATTATTTTTCCTTAAGAAGTAATTGATTGGGTTTGAAGCTAAACGTGTataaaaactctttttttaattAGTATACATCTTTGTTTGGCCCATGAGCTCCTCCattaaagaaaaactttgtttggagtttggaggagggggggggggggggcttgaaaaaagattttttataaaaatataaagaaaattttaacctttttttgaaaaaaaaaaaactattttgaatCGAATGATAAAAGATGACTCattattaacatatttttaatttttgaaatactataacaacctaaatgagggagatttttgtttttttaataaaataaatcccTCAAAATCCTCTTCATCTAATTCCTTCTATATTTTTCACTCATCCTCCCCTTTTTCAAAGCTCTCCCCTCCAAACTCTCGAACAACGGTTTGAGATCAGCCCAGTATGAAATCTCAAATTTATGAGTTCAAAGAATATAAAAGCTCAGTAGATTCCATATCACCCGGTAAAAATCTTGTTTCAGTTCGTGTTCAGCCCGTGCAAAACCTCTATTCAGTTTGAAGGATAGCCAAATCAAAACTCCAACTTGGTTTGAGATTAGCCAGAggaaaatctcaatttttcttaAAGACTAACCAATCAAATCTCTGTTCATTGTTTGGCATGAAGACTAAACGCTTCATTCCTCAGTTCATTATTTGGGAAGTCAACCTAAATCTCTATTTTCCTTGTGTAATGGGGTTAGTGGGCTTAACCTTCAAAAAGCTCTCAAGCATTATTGAATACTCTCAAGAATAATTCTTAGGGAGAGGAGTAAGTCACTTCATTAAAATCGAACCTCTATAAATCTCTAGTGTTATCTATTTTCCTGCTTATTTTACACTTATTTCAACACTCTGGTGTTAACTTTCTTACTTTCtgcttattttctttatttttatttttcgttGCATATCCAaatgttttttagaaaaaaatttcaaacaataatttagaaaataacaTTGTTTTACTATCGTTTTTCAAACCTTCATATTTCACGCCCCCTCTTCTGTATGGAGTCACATGTTCAACAAGTGGCATCGGATCCTAACTCTTGTTCAAAAATTATTCATCTCGTGAGGAGGATGACTTCCAACATTGATTTTTACAAGACTTTGCTAAACACACCTCCACCATTTAATGATGATAGGTTTGAAATATGGAAAGCtagatttaaaattttcattcaaaGTTATGAACTATTATCAATGGTTTGTTTATCCCTACTCATCATGTTAATGGAGAAGTATGAGATGAACCATATTTCCTTTGGACCATAGAGgaaaagaaaaagtttgaaattgattttaaaactaAACTTTTGTAGTTATGTCCTTAGATGAAAATCAATTCTTTTATGTTAATAATTGTGAATTTGTCAAGAGAATGTGGGACACTCTCgaaatgatatatggagtttctcctAGTGTCGAATAAGATTGAATGAATACACGAGGCAAAGACGATGAATGTTTCATTCATAAATTCCTCTCTAAATTTAGAAATGTTGGAAAAAATATTAGAACCTTTGttactaaaaaatatataagacttatgaatttgaataaaaaaccaaATCCAATCCTTAAATCGAGAGATGAGAATGCTTGTAACTTTCAAGAAAAATCCAACAAGGAAGAAATCGTTGAGaagttaaattaataaattcaactgcaaatGATGAAGGCATTAGATCAAGTCTAGAAGAATTCCTAGAAACTTCATCAGCAAACTCTTGTGAAGACAAATCAACTCCAAAAATCTCCTTCGAAAGAACAATATTGGTAGTTGAACGATCCTTGGAAGATTCAACGTCAATTTGAAGAACTTCATCTAGAAGAGAATATGAAGAAGAAGCTTCATCTAGTGGAATATTTGAGATAAGAGAAGAGAAGAAATCCCAATGAACAACACACTCAGAGATTCGACATCAACAAGGAACCTCGAAGAATGAACCTTGAGTAGAACCTTTGGAGAATCTTCGTCCATCCAAGAAGAATGACCATGAGGTAACAAAGTTATCATACAAGCAATTGTTCAAATAAGCGTAACTTACACCTTAAAGATTATCTTGAATTTCTAGAAATGAGTAATGCAACACTTAGGCACGAAATACCTAATATTAGAAACCTAGATGGAACATGTGAGACTTGTGTATCaatgaaaaaaaagtaaaaaatttgcatgaaaccctaagtaaATTTACTAAGGGGAAAGAAAACCTTTACTTCATTCTATCAAGTCAAAGACCTTCCTTAAATAAAACTGGATCAGGGTTTAAGTCTGGTAGAACTCATGGTAGGGGATTAAATAGGAAGAAAGAAAATCAACAATGCCTATAAATGTTCCCATTGCAATAGGTTTTGCCATCTATAGTCATTTTGTTTTAATAAATTGATAGGGTCTAAAGGTAATAACCCTGGACCTCTTACAACTACTAACATACCAGGACCCATGAAAATTTGGGTACATAAGGTGCAAATCTAATATGTTTTGGAGggatattttaaagttttaatgaAGTGTTAATTGTGTAAAGAAAAGTGCATACTTTAGATTATGCAATCGTGATTTTCTGAAATGATGTTGGTGATCCAAGGATATTCACTAATGGTGTATATCAATGATTGTGATTAAAGCAAACGTTCGTTGAGGATGGTATCAACTTCTCTGATCTTTAATGATCAAATAACCTCTTAGTAGGATAAGAAGATAAGTCTAtagtggatatatatatatatatatatatatatatatatatatatatatatatatatatatatcgtgtTTAACTAACATTCGCATCCAATGGTCCGTACAAAAGGATGTACGGCATTGTATTGTCATTCCCTCAAAAGGAGAAGTCTTTATCAAAGTTACGTGGTAATCAAGTTAGTACATTGTTTGAAggttaaataaatgaaaaactcTGATTAAAACTTTAAATAAGGGCTTTTTTTATTTGCTCATCAATTAAAAATTATTGTATCTAACTTAATGGTTGAACTTTTAGCATTTTATAAGAAAATGGGGCAATTAGAATGAGCAAACAGATTTAGCTTTTATTCCAATCTCATTCCTTAAGCTCATTTATGATCATATCCTTGTTGATCACAACTTGCTTATTCACTGGATCAAATAGTTTGTTTCCACCAGTCAAATAatatcctattaggatcattTGATTCGATttatcatcaagttttcttctcaattgattaggcacatgtctatgtgctatagatccaaatactttCAGATGACTTAAGATAGGCTTGACACTAGCCTAATATTCTTCTAGCGTGATTCCTTCTATTTTCTTCGTCCATCATCTGTTCAAAATGTATGTTGCACTCGACAcagcttctccccaaaattctttaggtGAGTGCTTAgatttcaacatacttctcaccatgtTCTTTATCGAAGGtgttatgttgacaaaccaatattTCCTACCAGTTATGTGTGATGTGCATCCTgagtccaagtaccattggtccttgaattttcttcatcttttattgtgaccatcaacaatatctcttcttcttcttcttcatgctTTGCAAGCATTGCATCattttcttgattcttttgattttcaagaaaatcattagagtagtgaccatacttctgacaattgAAACACCGAATATGACTTTTGTCAGGTTTTCATCCatcacctcttcctctacctaaAACACCATTTTTGTGGTTGCTTTGGTATGAGGTTCTTCTTTGGTTCGACGAATTTCCTTCTTGTTGGTTTCCTCTACCAGTCAAATTGTTGTAACCTCCTCTACCTTTGTTGTCGAAccattttcc
Encoded proteins:
- the LOC131658747 gene encoding uncharacterized protein LOC131658747, translating into MPKAIVMDRDTALMNAVAKVFASFNALLCRYHIACNMRSKVKPAVGVKQVETEGGKPVKPEVVVDQIMDAWACIASSSTKELYADAVKEKFVCAWINNVRHLGNTTTNRVESAHVTLKNWLGNSKGDLCRDWDTVNLMIKNQHNEIQTSFGQRIIMLEHRFKDNILYSQLIGNMSQARLNYIFHEAKRGETFGGDSAKCSCTITMTYGLLCACVITKKDRLGEPIRMDKVTPHWKRLSFDDDGYIEGEKSNIYITSELETIHESFSKADDNMKLYIKEH